The genomic window GCCGCGCCGCGTCCAGCCCCTTCGGCCCCGCTCCGTCCGCGGGCGCCTCCGCCGGCGCCTGCGCCAGGAACATCAATGCCGCCAACACGATGCCGTGGGCCATGTCCGTCCTCCTGAGTCGAGCCGATCCACCTCCTTCAACGTTACCAAAGCCCCTCCGCGCTTTGCATCCGTACCGAGACGGGGACGTCATCCCAGGCCCGATCCATCGGGCCGCCTCCCGCGGTCGAATGCCGCGGCGGCAATCCCGGGGACCGGTCCGATCGTGAGAGATCGCGGCGGGAGTGCGTCACTCCTCGGACATGAGGCGGGCGAGCGGCCGCGTCCCGGGCATGTTCTCCCAGGCGATCTTGAGGACCACCGTCAGCGGCACGGCGAGGACCATCCCGACCACTCCCCAGCAGAGCCCCCAGAACGCCAGCGCGATCAGGACCACCAGCGGACTCAGATCCACGGCGCGGGCCGTCAATCTGGGCTCGATGACGTTGTTCGTCACGAACTGCGAGACCAGGAGCAGCCCGAGGACGGCGAGCGGCCTCCAGGCCGGCTGTAGCTCCAGGAATGCCAGCAAGGCCGGCAGCGCCAGGGCCACCAGGCCGCCGACGTAGGGGATGAAATTCCCGATGAACGCCAGCACGCCCCACATCCCGGGGAATGAGGCGCCGAAGGCCCACAGGATCACGAACACCGGGACCGCGCCCACGATGCTGGCGGTCGTCTTCGCCCGGAGATACGAGGAGATCGCCTCGTTGATCGACGCCACGACCCCGAGCACGCGGTCCGCCTGAGCGGCCGGGAATCCCTCGCGGACCCGGCCGGGGAGGCGACGGGCCTCGAGCAGCAGGAAGATGAGGTAGAACCCGACGACCAGGGCCTCCGCCAGGAAGGCCGACGCCCCGTTGACCAGGCTGGATGCCAGAGCCCGGAGGCGAGCCGACGTGTCCGCCTCGGCCTGCGTGCTGCTGGTCTCAGGCGGGAAGATCCAGGCCGGCAGATGCTCCCTCCCCCAGGCCCGGGCGTCGTCGATCAGCGTCTTCGCTCGCTCGATGAGCCTCGGCAACTCCGCCCGGAGGTCGACGAGATTCTTGTAGAGGAGCAGCGAGACGGCCAGCACGGCCAGCGAGACCAGCAACGCCAGGAACAGGCCGGCGAACCGCCCGTGGAACCGCCGGCGAAGGGCCCGGTGGGCGGGCATGATCGTGTACGCGAGGAAGATCGCCAGGACCAGGGGACGGAGCAGGGGGGCGAGCTCCTTGAGCAGATACCAGCCCCCGACCGCGATGAAGATCACGGCGGCCGTCGCATACAGCGGATCGAGCTCCACACGCCGTCGCACCGCCGCGAGGTCCTCGATGCCGTCGACATCCGCCATGGTCCACTCCACTCCGATCGCGCCGGGCGAGCGAGGACGAACGGACCGTCGCGCCCGCCGGCCGCTTCGCCGACGCGGCCACAGCGGTCGACCATCGTCCGGCCCCTCGCCCTCGAGGTCCCGCCGCACGCGGTCAGTGTAAGCCCGATTGAGAGCACGCAACAGGGCGAAGGGGCCCGCGGATCCGGATTTGCTGTACCCAGTGCAGGGTGCGACGCGACGGCCCGCCGTTCATGCCGTTTCTTATTGAATTCAATACAAAAAGAATGTGTTGACGTGTGATTCGCCGATTCTTGCGTGGGACTTCGCATGTCCCCCGCGGCGAGGCCCGAAGAGCAAGAGCAGGCCAGGCAGACCCCAGCTGGGCTCCGGGTGCGACCCGGGCGGGCTCATGGTTTCATCCGACAGCCGAGCGCCGATCCTCCCGTCGGGCGAGCCCGACCCGTCGTCAGCCGTGACACCGGGTGGCGTCGCCGCCGAAGGCTCGCAGCAACCCGGAAGAGGGGGCTAGGGGCACTGATGAGCGGGTAAACTCGATGCACCCGGACGGAACCCTCGATTCCAGGTCTAGGCGCCAGCGGAAAGAGAAGGATGAGACCCACCCGACCGGAAGTTGCCGCGGCGTACGGCCGGACGATCCCCGACCTGATCGCGCCGGGCCTGGCGGTCCTGTTCTGCGGGATCAATCCCAGCCTCTACTCGGCCGCCGTGGGGCAGCACTTCGCCCGGCCGGGCAACCGCTTCTGGCCCGCGCTGCACGCGGCCGGATTCACCGACCGGCTCCTGCGTCCCGCCGAGCAACCCGAACTGCTCGACCGGCGACTGGGGATCACGAACCTCGTGGCCCGGGCGACCGCCCGGGCCGATGAGCTGTCCGCCGAGGAGTTCGTCGCCGGGGCCACGATCCTCGAGGCGAAGGTCAGGCGTCATCGCCCGAGGTTCGTCGCCGTACTCGGGGTGACGGCCTACAGGGCGGCGTTCGGCCGCAGGCTTGCGGTCGTCGGCCGGCAGGCGGAAATGCTCGCCGGAGCGGGCCTCTGGGTGCTCCCCAACCCGAGCGGCCTCAACGCCCACTATCAGCTCCCGGACCTGGCCCGGGCCTTCGAGGACCTGCGGCTCGCGGCCGCCGCATCGTGATGCTACGCTAGCCCGACATCCATGAGGCCGGGCCGAGCGGAGCGATTGGAATGGCGATTACCTACGAGGACGCGGTGGCGAAGCTCCACGAGTGGACCGACAGCCCTGCGCTGCGGAACCACGCCCGGGGCGTCGAGGCCTCGATGCGGCGGGCTGCGCACCGCTATGGCCGGGGCGAGGCCGACGAGCTGCGATGGGCGATGGCCGGCCTGCTTCACGACGCCGACTACGACCGCTGGCCCGACGAGCACCCGCGGCGGATCGTCGCCTGGCTCGAGGAGCAGGGCGAGCCCGAGATCGCCCAGGCCGTCGTCGCGCACTTCAGCCCGTCCGACGTCCCGGACCTCACGACCCTCGACAAGGCCCTCCTGGCCTGCGACGAGCTCACCGGCTTCGTCATGGCCTGCTGCCTCGTCCGCCCCGACGGCATCCGGTCCCTCACCCCCTCCAGCGTCAAGAAGAAGCTCAAGGACAAGGGCTTCGCCGCCAAGGTCAGCCGCGACGACGTCACCAACGGCGCCGACCGCCTGGGCGTGGACCTCGCCGAGCACATCCAGCTCGTCATCGAAGCCCTCACGCCGCACGCCGAGTCCCTGGGCCTCGCCGGTGCCGCGCGGTCGTAGCCGGAGCCCGGAATCGATCCGATCGATCCAGACTCCGGCGGTCGTGGCCGCGGGAGGGCAGCCAGGTCAGGCGAGCCCTCGCCGCAGTCCCTGGCCCCGCCCGCGAGTCGCTCCCGGGCGTCCGGATCAGACGCCGACGGCCTGCTTCATTCGCTTGGCGACGTACTGCTCGAGCTTGACGATGTCGGCGGCGAACTTGCGGATGCCCTCGGCGAGCTTCTCGGTCGCCATGGCGTCCTCGTTGAGCATCCAGCGGAAGGACTTCTCGTCGATCGACGTCTCGGGGATGTCCTGCTTCTTGGCCGCCTCGGGGGACAGCTTCCGCTCGAGCTTGCCGTCGGCCTTCTGGAGGTCACCCAGCAACTCGGGGGAGATGGTCAGGAGGTCGCAGCCGGCGAGCTCGACGATCTCGCCCGTGTTCCGGAAGCTCGCGCCCATGACCTCGGTCTTGAAGCCGTACTTCTTGAAGTAGTTGTAGATCCGCTGGACCGAGTGGACGCCGGGATCCTCGGTCGGCTCGATCGACTTCACGCCCCGGTCCTTCAGGTACCAGTCGTGGATCCGGCCCACGAAGGGGGAGATCAGCGTGACGCCCGCGTGGGCGCAGGCCACGGCCTGGGGGAAGCTGAAAAGCAGGGTCAGGTTGCAATGGATCCCCTGCTTCTCGAGCTTCTCCGCGGCGCGGATGCCCTCCCAGGTGGAGGCGATCTTGATGAGGATCCGATCTCGGGCGATGCCCTCGGCCTCGTACAGCTCGATGATGTGGAGGGCCTTGCCGATCGTGGCTTCCGTGTCGAACGAGAGGCGCGCGTCCACCTCGGTGGAGACGCGGCCGGGGACGATCTTGAGGATCTCCTTGCCGAAGTTCACCGCCAGCTTGTCCATGCACACCTGGATCTTGCCGTCGGCCGGACCGCCCTGGGAATCGGCGTAGGCGATGGCCTCGTCCAGCAAGTTGGCGTATTGAGACATCTGCGCCGCCTTCAGCAGCAGCGAGGGATTCGTCGTGGTGTCCCGCGGCTGGTACTGGGCGATCGACTCGATATCCCCGGTGTCGGCCACCACGGTGGTCATGGACTTGAGCTGCTCGAGCAGGTTCATCGCGGCATCCTCCGGTTCTCGCCCCGGGCCCCGGGAAGGAACGAAATCCCCGGCGCACGATCGCTCGCCCGTGTCCTTGGTGCCCTTGGGGCGCCAACTAGGTTCATTCTAGCAGTTCACGGGCCGGCCTCGCCATCGCGCGTGGAACCTCGGGCCATCCCGCCTGGGAAAACGGCCGCCGCCTGGTACACTGGGACGCGGATGCCGGGCCGGGGTCGTCGAGGGATGCGGGAGGGTGCCGGGATGGAGGGGCAGGGACCGGGCGCGGAGATGCCGTCCTTGGGACGGCTGCGGGGCTTCGCGTTCGACCTCGACGGCACCATCTGGGCGGGGCCGACGCTGCTGCCGGGCGCCGGAGAGCTGGTCGAAGGCCTGCGGTCGGAGGGACTGGCCGTGGTCTTCGCCACCAACTCGTCGCGGCACGGGGCGCGGATCCTGGCCGATCGGCTGACCGCCATGGGGGTCCGGGCCGGCGAGCGGGACGTCCTCGCCGCGTTCGACCTCGTGGCCGAGGAGATCACGCGCCGGCTCGGCCGCGTCCGGGTGATGGCGCTGGCGACGCCCGACATGGACGAGCTGCTGGCGGCGGCCGGGCACGAGGTCGTCGGCGTCGACGACTGGCCGAGGGCGCAGGCGGTGGTCGTCGGGAATGACCCTGCGTTCGATTTCGGCCGGCTGAGGGCCGCATCGCGCGCCGTCGCCGCGGGGGCGGCGTTCTTCGCGGTCAACATGGACCCGCGCTACCCGGTCGCCGCGGACACCTTCGACCCGGGCTGCGGGGCGCTGGCGGAGGCGGTGGCCACGGCCGCGGAAGTCCGGCCGATCGTCATCGGCAAGCCATTCGCGCCGCTCTTCGAACGGACGCTCGAGCGGCTCGGCTGCTCGGCGGGCGAGGCCGCGATGGTGGGCGACAGCCTGGGCTCGGACGTCGACGGGGCCAGGGCCATGGGGATGTTCACGGTCTGGATCGACGGGCGGGGCGAGGCCGACCGGGGGGACGCCGCGCGGGCCGACATGGTCGCTCGAAACTTGCCGGAATTGCATCGCATCTGGCAGAATCAGAGGAAGATTTCGGGAATGACCCCGCAGCCGGCCCAGTGACGGGCGCACCGCCCCGACCTCGTGCGAAGGGCCGCCGCGGGGGCGGGAGCAATCCGCCATGCGGATCATCGCCGGCCAGCGTCGCGGGCACAAGTTCGACGGCCCGCGCGCCAAGTCCGACATGCGGCCGACGAGCGACCTGGTCCGCGAATCCCTGTTCAACATGGTCGGCGACCTCATGCCCGGCCGGGTGGCCGTGGACCTATTCGCCGGCACCGGAGCCATCGGGCTGGAGGCCCTGAGCCGCGGCGCCGAGCGGGCCATCTTCGTGGAGAAGGACAAGGAGCACGTCGCCCTGATCCACAGGAACGTCGCGACGCTCCGCTACGAGGGGCGGGCCGCCATCCGCCTGGCCGACGCCTACCGCTGGGCGCGAACCTACAAGCCGGACGGGGAGTCTCCCCTTGCGGTCTTCCTGGACCCGCCGTATCGGGACTACGAGTCCCGCCGGCCCGCCCTCCGCCAGCTCCTGAGCGGCCTGCTCCAGAGGATGCCCGCGGGGTCCGTCATCGGGGTCGAGGCGGGGAGGCACCTGGACGAGGTCGTGCCGGATCGAGATTCGTGGGACGTCCGCCGCTACGGCGACACCCGGGTCGCCGTCCGCCTCGTCGGCGAGGGCGACCGAGGCACGGTCGACGCGGCCGCGCCGGCGGAGGACATCGAGCACGACAAGGATTCGACGGGCGAGGGGGAAGGCGAGGCGGGCGATGACTGAGGCCGAGGCCCGCCGCGAGTTCGCCGCCGAGGTCGTCCGACGCCTGCGACGCGCCGGGCACGAGGCGCTCTGGGCGGGCGGCTGCGTCCGCGACATCATCCTCGGCGGCGAGCCGGCCGACTACGACGTCGCCACGGACGCTCGCCCCGAGGCCGTGATGGAGATGCTGCCGTTCCCCTCGATACCCGTCGGCATCGCTTTCGGCGTGGTGCGGGTGCGGCATCCCCGGATCCGGGGCATCGAGGTCGAGATCGCCACCTTCCGGAGCGATGAGGCGTATGTGGACGGCCGCCGGCCGAAGGGCGTGATCTTCAGCACGCCGGAGCTCGACGCGGCGCGTCGCGACTTCACCATCAACGGCCTGTTCATGGATCCCGAGACGGGCCGGGTCATCGACCACGTGGGCGGCCTCGCGGACCTCCGCGGCGGCCTCCTGCGGGCGATCGGCGACCCCGCCGAGCGCTTCCGGGAGGACAAGCTGCGGCTCCTGCGCGCCGTCCGGTTCGCGGCCCGATTCGACCTGCATGTCGAGCCCGCCACGCTCGCGGCGATCCGATCGATGGCCAGCGAAGTGCTGACCGTCTCCCCCGAGCGGATCGCCCAAGAGCTGAGGAAGATGCTGGTGCACCCGTCCAGGGACCGGGCGATGGACCTGGCCCTGGACGTCGGCCTGATCGGCGTCATCTTCCCTCCATTGGCGGAGATGCGCGGGCTCTTCCAGGGGAAGCCGGTGCAGCCGGAGGGGGATCTCTGGGACCACGCGATGCTGGTGCTCCGCCTGCTCGGCCCGCGGCCGAGCTTCCCGCTGGCATTCGCGGCCTTCGTGCACGACGTGGGGAAGCCGAGCACGCGATCCCGGCACCACGGTCGGACGTCCTTCCACAGCCACGACCTCGCGGGCGCGAAGATCGCCGAGCGGTTCTGCCGGCTGCTCCGGCTGTCCAACGCCGAACGCGAGCGGATCACCTGGCTGGTCGCCTACCACCAGTACCTCGGGGAGGCCAAGAAGCTCCGCGAGTCCAAGCTCAAGCGGATCCTGGCGGAGCCGGGCATCGACGAGCTGCTCGCGCTGCACCGGGCCGACGCGCTCGCGTCCACCGGGATTACGGAGCAGGTGGACTACTGCGTCTACTACCTGGAGCACCAGCCGTCGGGGCCGATCAACCCCGCCCCCTTGCTGACCGGCCACGACCTGGCGCGGCTCGGGCTGGAGCCCGGGCCGGGCTTCAAGTCGATCCTGGACACGGTCCGGGAGGCCCAGCTCGAAGGCCGCGTGCAGAACAAGCGCGAGGCGACCGAATGGGTGGAGCACTTCCGGGCGACCGGCCGCTGGCCGGCGGTCTGGCACGCGGACGCCCTCGATGACGCCGTGTCGCCCCCGGTTGATGGGGCGGGCCGACAGTCCTAGAATGACCTCGCCGGGGGGCAGTCGCCCCCGCCCGTCGGACCAACCCCGGAGGCCTGGACGTTGCGAGCGGATGGAGCGCGTGGGACCTCGGCGGCCGTCCTGCTGAGCGGCGGACTCGACAGCGCGGTGCTGCTCTCCGAGATGCGTCGCGGCCACGACCGCATCCACCCGCTTTACATCCGCGGCGGCCTCCGGTGGGAGGAGGCCGAGCTGGCCGCCGCCCGGGCCTTCGTGGCGGCGATCGGCGGCCCGGGATTGGAGCCGCTGACCGTCCTCGAGGAGCCGGTGAGGGACGTCTACGGAGATCACTGGAGCACCGGGTCGGGCGGGGTGCCGGGGGCGGAGACGCCGGACGAGGCGGTCTACCTACCGGGCCGGAATGTCCTGCTCACGGCCAAGGCCGCGGTCTGGTGCCGGCTGCGGGGCGTGTCGGAGCTGGCCCTGGGGAGCCTGGGCTCGAACCCCTTCCCCGACAGCACCCCCGGATTCTATCGGGACCTGGAATCCGTCCTGGGGCGGGCGATGGGGGGCTCGCCGAGGCTCACCCGCCCGTTCGATCGGCTGAGCAAGGCCGAGGTGGTGTGGGCGGGGCGGGACCTGCCATTGCACCTCACCTTCTCCTGCCTGATGCCGGTCGCCGGGCTGCATTGCGGTTCCTGCAACAAGTGCGCGGAGCGGCGAGAGGGATTCCGGCAGTCCGGCGTCGCCGACCGCACCCCCTACGCGACGTCGAACGCAAGCCCACGGGTCGGTCATGCCGGGTGACGAACGGCCACGCCGGGCGGAGGAGCCGGGATGTTCCAGGTGAGTCGCGAGATCCACTTCTGCTACGGACACCGGCTGCTCGACTACGAGGGCAAGTGCCGGCACCTGCACGGACACAACGGCAGGGCGGTCATCACCCTGGAGGGCCTCCAGCTGGACGAACGGGGCATGCTCCTGGACTTCGGCGACATCAAGCGGACGGTCCAGCGCTGGATCGACGAGAACCTCGATCACAACATGCTGCTTCGCCGCGACGACCCGATCCTCCCCCTGCTCCGGGAGCGCGGCGAGCGGGTCTTCGTCATGGAGCACAACCCGACGGCGGAGAACATCGCCCGCCTCATCTACGAGCGGGCCGCCGAGCACGGCCTGCCCGTGGTCCAGGTCGTGCTCTGGGAGACCGAGAACTGCTCGGCGTCCTACGGCGGCCCGTGACTCGAGGGCGTGTCCGCCCTCGCGGCGGTGGGCTCAATGCGGGTGGCCGTGGCCGTCGTCGACATGGGACTGCGGAAGGTCGGCGGTCTTCAGCTTGTACGGGAAGACCAGGTCGTCGACCCACCAGTCCTTGCTCTTGCTCTCGGACCCGCTGCTCTTGATGATCGCCATCGCATGCTGCTCGGCCTCGGGGAAGGCCTTGGTGGAGGGGCCGTGGACGTCGAAGACGGCCAGGGCGACGTTGACCATCCCCTCGCTCCCCTCCTTCTCGATGCGTTCGAAGTGGATCTCCTGCTCGGGGGACAGGTCGAGCCTGCGCTTCAGGTCCCGCACCGAGGTGATCTTCATTTCGAACATCGCCGACTCTTTGTTCTTGGTCATCAGCTTCTCCATCAGCTCCTTCGGGGTGATGGATTTGCGCTGCTGGGGAGGCTGCCCCAGCAGCAGCACGTCTCCCAGGTCGCCCTGCTTGAGGACCTCGGCGTAGTGCCTGGCGAAGCCCTCCGCATTCCTCCGCAGGACGAACGCCTGGACGGAGGTGATGGTCAGGATGCTGAGCCCGAAGATCAGCCCGCAGGCGATGCCCGCCTGCGCGAGCGGGCGGCCGGTCAGGATGTCCGGATACCTCCGGATCGACCGGTCCGCGGTCACGCCGAGGACGATCGCCAGCACGGCGAAGGCGTAGAAGACAGGGCTCGCGATGCTGAACAGGGACAGGACGCCGCAGACGAGCGCGAAGATCGCCTGCGTGCTGATGGCCCGGTAGGTGGGCAGCTCGTTCTCGATGGCCGGGATCGCCGAAGGCTGGGCCGCCTCGACGGGCGGTTGCTGTGTCGCCACGTATCAAATCCTCCACGAGCCCGGCCGGGCTGGAAGAACGACGATGAAGCCTGATTGCGGTGGGTGCAGCCTGGGCGCGGCCGGGGCTCTCTTGTCTCACCATCGAGGCTAATCGGTGCCAGGAGAACCGTCAAGGATCAGCGAGCTACCAGGCCGGCGAGTCCCGTGGGCGGGGCGAGGAGCCACGACGCGGCCGCCATGCCGACCCAGAAGAGGCCCAGGGCCCAGCCGGTGACGTTGGTCCAGGACCAGTTGCGCGCCGCCAGGCCGCATCGCCAGCCGGCCAGCACCACGGCGAGGATCGACAGGCCCATCGCCCGGTCTCCCAGCGGGGTGGTCCAGTTGATGGATCGAGTCTGACCCTGGATGACACCGGCGAGGTCGAACAGCCAGACCAGCAGGCCGCCGGTCAGCCAGACGAGCTCCCCCAGCGATCCGTCCTTGGCACCCGATCGGGACAGGATGATCGGCCCCACCAGGGCCAGGCAGCCCGCCAGCGTGGAGAGGCCCCCCAGCAGGGCGACCGGGGGCCACGTCAGCCTTCCCCGGTCGACGAGCACGGAGACCCCCCAACCCAGGGCGCCCAGGATCAGCAGGGCATTGATGACGGGCCGGTCCGCCGAGCCTGCGGCGGCATTGTTGCTGCTTGAGCGCTTGGGTGGCATGTCGGTGCGTGTCTCGAGCTTGCGGCGGGGTGATGATCTCGGATCGAGGGTCGCCGGGGCCGCCCAGGGCGTCCCGACGCACCGTGATCACGATCGTCCCGACCAGCCTCGACGATCCAGCAGAATTCCGCGCCCAGCACGCCGCGGGCCCGCCCGATCGTCATGCCCGGCGTCATCAATTCGACAAGACCACCGCCCTCCCGCTCGCGTCGTGCCCATCCTCGCTCGACTTCGAGCTCGGGCCCGGATCCGAAGGGGCATCCGCCGCCGGGGACCCTCCAGTCGCGGCGAGCGTGCCCTCGCAGGCCGCCGGGCTCGCTTCGATCATGTCGTCCGCCACCTCCGAGGGGTCGGGGTTCACCACCACGCTCTCCCCCTCGCGGAGCCCCTCGCTGATCTCCAGCAGGTCGCTGGTCCCCTCCCCGAGCTTGACCTGCCTCCGCTCCAGCCCCTCGTCGTGGACCACGTAGCAATACTCGCGGCCCTCCTCACGCGTCACCGCGAGCGCGGGCACCGTCAGGACGTCGCTCCGCTCGCCGAGGTCGATGACGACCTGGGCCGTCATGCCGGGGCGGAGGTTGGCGGGGGGATGGTCCAACCTGACCTTGCCGTCGAAGTAGCGGACGTCGGAACGCCAGTCGGCCGTGGGCAGGGCCGCGACGTCCGTCACCCGCCCTTCGAGCTGACGCCCGGGGAAGCCCTCCACGAAGACCTTGGCGTGCATCCCCTTGCCGACGGTCTTCACGAGCGATTCATGGAGCGCCGTGACGACTTCCATGCGGTTCAGGTCGGGCAGGTACATGAGGTCCTGCTTCTGCCGCACGAACATCCCCGACTCGATGACGATGCCCCGGCGCTGGTCGTTGGCGTAGATCACGTACCCGTCATGCGGGGCGCGGATCGTGCACGCGGCGACGAGCCTCTCCAGCTTGTGGAGTCGATCCAGATTGCGTGCCAGTCTGCTCCGCTGGTAGGCCACCGTGTTCCGTTCGATCGACGCCTGCACCTGGAGCTTGCGGAGTGCTGACGGCGCCATCCAATGGGTGAACAGGTCATAGGCGGCACGCTCCTGGGAGAGGCTGAACTCGGCCTTGGCCTGGTTGAACTCCTCGCTGATGACCTGGCCCTTGGGCACATAACCCTTCTTCCACATCCGGCGGGACCAGTCCAGCCGCTCGTTGACGCGGAACATGTCCGCCTCGGCCATGGAGATGCTCCGC from Aquisphaera giovannonii includes these protein-coding regions:
- a CDS encoding AI-2E family transporter encodes the protein MADVDGIEDLAAVRRRVELDPLYATAAVIFIAVGGWYLLKELAPLLRPLVLAIFLAYTIMPAHRALRRRFHGRFAGLFLALLVSLAVLAVSLLLYKNLVDLRAELPRLIERAKTLIDDARAWGREHLPAWIFPPETSSTQAEADTSARLRALASSLVNGASAFLAEALVVGFYLIFLLLEARRLPGRVREGFPAAQADRVLGVVASINEAISSYLRAKTTASIVGAVPVFVILWAFGASFPGMWGVLAFIGNFIPYVGGLVALALPALLAFLELQPAWRPLAVLGLLLVSQFVTNNVIEPRLTARAVDLSPLVVLIALAFWGLCWGVVGMVLAVPLTVVLKIAWENMPGTRPLARLMSEE
- the mug gene encoding G/U mismatch-specific DNA glycosylase: MRPTRPEVAAAYGRTIPDLIAPGLAVLFCGINPSLYSAAVGQHFARPGNRFWPALHAAGFTDRLLRPAEQPELLDRRLGITNLVARATARADELSAEEFVAGATILEAKVRRHRPRFVAVLGVTAYRAAFGRRLAVVGRQAEMLAGAGLWVLPNPSGLNAHYQLPDLARAFEDLRLAAAAS
- a CDS encoding HD domain-containing protein, yielding MAITYEDAVAKLHEWTDSPALRNHARGVEASMRRAAHRYGRGEADELRWAMAGLLHDADYDRWPDEHPRRIVAWLEEQGEPEIAQAVVAHFSPSDVPDLTTLDKALLACDELTGFVMACCLVRPDGIRSLTPSSVKKKLKDKGFAAKVSRDDVTNGADRLGVDLAEHIQLVIEALTPHAESLGLAGAARS
- the tal gene encoding transaldolase; amino-acid sequence: MNLLEQLKSMTTVVADTGDIESIAQYQPRDTTTNPSLLLKAAQMSQYANLLDEAIAYADSQGGPADGKIQVCMDKLAVNFGKEILKIVPGRVSTEVDARLSFDTEATIGKALHIIELYEAEGIARDRILIKIASTWEGIRAAEKLEKQGIHCNLTLLFSFPQAVACAHAGVTLISPFVGRIHDWYLKDRGVKSIEPTEDPGVHSVQRIYNYFKKYGFKTEVMGASFRNTGEIVELAGCDLLTISPELLGDLQKADGKLERKLSPEAAKKQDIPETSIDEKSFRWMLNEDAMATEKLAEGIRKFAADIVKLEQYVAKRMKQAVGV
- a CDS encoding HAD-IIA family hydrolase, whose protein sequence is MGRLRGFAFDLDGTIWAGPTLLPGAGELVEGLRSEGLAVVFATNSSRHGARILADRLTAMGVRAGERDVLAAFDLVAEEITRRLGRVRVMALATPDMDELLAAAGHEVVGVDDWPRAQAVVVGNDPAFDFGRLRAASRAVAAGAAFFAVNMDPRYPVAADTFDPGCGALAEAVATAAEVRPIVIGKPFAPLFERTLERLGCSAGEAAMVGDSLGSDVDGARAMGMFTVWIDGRGEADRGDAARADMVARNLPELHRIWQNQRKISGMTPQPAQ
- a CDS encoding RsmD family RNA methyltransferase → MRIIAGQRRGHKFDGPRAKSDMRPTSDLVRESLFNMVGDLMPGRVAVDLFAGTGAIGLEALSRGAERAIFVEKDKEHVALIHRNVATLRYEGRAAIRLADAYRWARTYKPDGESPLAVFLDPPYRDYESRRPALRQLLSGLLQRMPAGSVIGVEAGRHLDEVVPDRDSWDVRRYGDTRVAVRLVGEGDRGTVDAAAPAEDIEHDKDSTGEGEGEAGDD
- a CDS encoding CCA tRNA nucleotidyltransferase; protein product: MTEAEARREFAAEVVRRLRRAGHEALWAGGCVRDIILGGEPADYDVATDARPEAVMEMLPFPSIPVGIAFGVVRVRHPRIRGIEVEIATFRSDEAYVDGRRPKGVIFSTPELDAARRDFTINGLFMDPETGRVIDHVGGLADLRGGLLRAIGDPAERFREDKLRLLRAVRFAARFDLHVEPATLAAIRSMASEVLTVSPERIAQELRKMLVHPSRDRAMDLALDVGLIGVIFPPLAEMRGLFQGKPVQPEGDLWDHAMLVLRLLGPRPSFPLAFAAFVHDVGKPSTRSRHHGRTSFHSHDLAGAKIAERFCRLLRLSNAERERITWLVAYHQYLGEAKKLRESKLKRILAEPGIDELLALHRADALASTGITEQVDYCVYYLEHQPSGPINPAPLLTGHDLARLGLEPGPGFKSILDTVREAQLEGRVQNKREATEWVEHFRATGRWPAVWHADALDDAVSPPVDGAGRQS
- a CDS encoding 7-cyano-7-deazaguanine synthase; this encodes MRADGARGTSAAVLLSGGLDSAVLLSEMRRGHDRIHPLYIRGGLRWEEAELAAARAFVAAIGGPGLEPLTVLEEPVRDVYGDHWSTGSGGVPGAETPDEAVYLPGRNVLLTAKAAVWCRLRGVSELALGSLGSNPFPDSTPGFYRDLESVLGRAMGGSPRLTRPFDRLSKAEVVWAGRDLPLHLTFSCLMPVAGLHCGSCNKCAERREGFRQSGVADRTPYATSNASPRVGHAG
- a CDS encoding 6-pyruvoyl trahydropterin synthase family protein produces the protein MFQVSREIHFCYGHRLLDYEGKCRHLHGHNGRAVITLEGLQLDERGMLLDFGDIKRTVQRWIDENLDHNMLLRRDDPILPLLRERGERVFVMEHNPTAENIARLIYERAAEHGLPVVQVVLWETENCSASYGGP
- a CDS encoding DUF4190 domain-containing protein, with translation MATQQPPVEAAQPSAIPAIENELPTYRAISTQAIFALVCGVLSLFSIASPVFYAFAVLAIVLGVTADRSIRRYPDILTGRPLAQAGIACGLIFGLSILTITSVQAFVLRRNAEGFARHYAEVLKQGDLGDVLLLGQPPQQRKSITPKELMEKLMTKNKESAMFEMKITSVRDLKRRLDLSPEQEIHFERIEKEGSEGMVNVALAVFDVHGPSTKAFPEAEQHAMAIIKSSGSESKSKDWWVDDLVFPYKLKTADLPQSHVDDGHGHPH
- a CDS encoding efflux RND transporter periplasmic adaptor subunit, which produces MSPRRNPWVVLGKITLVAITTAAAVGAWIWMRGRRDVRPPAERYAVAEVKRADLYPSLSASGRVESSVRTVVECELENVAIGVMGQPLYAGGSSVLLTIVPEGSAVKKGDVLATLDSSEYDELLRQQQMTVERSRADMRTAELNMEVAELAVLEFRDGSMTEARNDFQRSISMAEADMFRVNERLDWSRRMWKKGYVPKGQVISEEFNQAKAEFSLSQERAAYDLFTHWMAPSALRKLQVQASIERNTVAYQRSRLARNLDRLHKLERLVAACTIRAPHDGYVIYANDQRRGIVIESGMFVRQKQDLMYLPDLNRMEVVTALHESLVKTVGKGMHAKVFVEGFPGRQLEGRVTDVAALPTADWRSDVRYFDGKVRLDHPPANLRPGMTAQVVIDLGERSDVLTVPALAVTREEGREYCYVVHDEGLERRQVKLGEGTSDLLEISEGLREGESVVVNPDPSEVADDMIEASPAACEGTLAATGGSPAADAPSDPGPSSKSSEDGHDASGRAVVLSN